A part of Larkinella insperata genomic DNA contains:
- a CDS encoding RagB/SusD family nutrient uptake outer membrane protein, whose amino-acid sequence MKKILSIVFCLLTGTAFIQSCKNDDLLNLQNPQAYNPSEVWRDQNLANAYLVDIYASLPGWPVNQGDYADESTNILGPDYVTTSNAAFKYWPYATIRKINILLTEIDGGTLPEAFKNSLKGQAHFLRAFHYFKAVVYHGGVPILAKPQQLTDSLSVARNSTAECFAFILQDLDNAIKMLPDKFTGADFGRMDKAVATAFKGRVQLYKASPQFNPSNPYSNSFWADAYTATKAAKTFLEGLGYGLYPDYAGIWMNERNQEGVMTVIYQNPGRVNGRQEHCIRPLAQSKNCTGADNPVWELVAQYPMKDGKQPGTSAKYPYNVQTFWQNRDPRFDATIAYNGSVFPLGVRADYRLYTDLQLGGLIDGFGPGQQYNRSGFYTRKGVDNSLPQAQVDLNAVDWVEIRFAEVLLNYAEAANETDHPDEALAVLKQIRQRAGIEAGTDGMYGLKSGMTRTELREAIYQERFIEFAFEGKRFWDLRRARRLADLNGKVKSGLQAQLKPGLDPNDRSKVFLPTDFTYTVRELIINGPRQMVLPESYYFFPIAQDEIEKNPNLQQNKDWGGTFDPTLR is encoded by the coding sequence ATGAAAAAGATACTATCCATCGTCTTCTGCCTACTAACCGGAACGGCTTTCATTCAAAGTTGTAAAAACGACGACCTGCTCAACCTGCAAAATCCGCAGGCTTACAACCCCAGCGAAGTCTGGCGGGACCAGAACCTGGCGAATGCCTATCTGGTCGATATCTACGCATCGCTGCCCGGCTGGCCGGTCAACCAGGGGGATTACGCCGACGAAAGCACCAACATCCTCGGTCCCGACTACGTAACTACCTCCAACGCGGCTTTTAAGTACTGGCCCTATGCGACCATCCGGAAAATCAACATCCTGCTGACAGAAATCGACGGTGGCACCCTCCCCGAAGCGTTCAAAAACAGCCTCAAAGGGCAGGCTCATTTCCTGCGGGCCTTCCATTATTTCAAAGCCGTCGTCTACCACGGTGGTGTTCCCATTCTTGCCAAACCACAGCAGTTGACCGATTCGCTGAGCGTCGCCCGCAACTCGACGGCCGAGTGTTTTGCCTTCATTTTGCAGGACCTGGACAACGCCATCAAGATGCTGCCCGACAAGTTTACCGGCGCGGATTTTGGCCGGATGGACAAGGCGGTGGCGACGGCTTTTAAAGGTCGGGTGCAACTCTACAAAGCCAGTCCGCAGTTTAATCCATCCAATCCGTACAGCAACAGTTTCTGGGCCGATGCCTACACGGCGACCAAAGCCGCCAAGACGTTTCTGGAAGGGCTGGGATACGGCCTGTACCCGGATTACGCGGGCATCTGGATGAACGAGCGCAACCAGGAGGGCGTCATGACGGTGATTTACCAGAATCCGGGCCGGGTAAACGGTCGGCAGGAACACTGCATTCGCCCGCTGGCGCAGTCTAAAAACTGCACCGGAGCCGACAATCCGGTCTGGGAGCTGGTGGCGCAGTATCCGATGAAAGATGGCAAACAGCCGGGCACTTCCGCCAAGTACCCGTACAACGTGCAAACCTTCTGGCAAAACCGCGACCCGCGCTTCGACGCCACCATCGCCTACAACGGCTCGGTATTTCCGCTCGGTGTCCGGGCCGATTACCGGCTGTACACCGACCTGCAACTGGGCGGATTGATCGACGGCTTTGGCCCCGGTCAGCAGTACAACCGTTCGGGTTTTTACACCCGCAAAGGCGTTGATAATTCGCTGCCCCAGGCGCAGGTTGACCTGAACGCCGTTGATTGGGTTGAGATCCGATTCGCGGAGGTTCTGCTGAACTACGCCGAAGCCGCCAACGAAACCGATCATCCGGACGAAGCCCTGGCGGTGTTGAAGCAAATCCGGCAGCGGGCCGGGATTGAAGCCGGAACGGACGGAATGTATGGCTTGAAAAGCGGCATGACCCGGACCGAACTGCGGGAGGCTATTTATCAGGAACGCTTTATCGAGTTTGCGTTTGAAGGAAAACGGTTCTGGGATTTGCGCCGGGCCCGGCGGCTGGCCGACCTGAACGGCAAAGTTAAGTCCGGTTTGCAGGCCCAGTTGAAGCCCGGTCTGGACCCCAACGACCGCTCGAAAGTGTTTCTGCCGACGGACTTTACCTACACCGTTCGGGAGCTGATTATCAACGGACCCCGGCAGATGGTTTTGCCCGAGTCGTACTATTTTTTCCCAATCGCGCAGGACGAAATCGAAAAAAACCCGAACCTGCAGCAGAACAAGGATTGGGGCGGTACCTTCGACCCGACCCTGCGCTAA
- a CDS encoding metallopeptidase TldD-related protein, whose translation MNRRDFLQWSGLGAGAILLPGSTVFGRSVAPEALLEPGVDVAVKKRLADAALNAAKSKGASYTDVRIGRYLRQFVTTREDKVQNIVNTESYGVGVRVIVDGCWGFAAVVDAKNEAQTAKAAEEAVAIARANARLMKQPVQLAPQKGFGEVSWKAPIKKNAFEVPIKEKVDLLLSVNDAALKNGANYVNSVLFMVNEQKYFASSDGSYIDQDIHRIWPTFTVTSIDPKSGKFETRGELSAPMGMGYDYLQVNPGDKITGITTRYNKGYDMLEDVTAAARQAKEKLTAKSVEAGKYDLILDPSHLWLTIHESVGHPLELDRVLGYEANFAGTSFATLDKWKTKNFNYGSKPVNLFADKTQEGSLGAVGWDDEGVKTKQWDLVKDGTLVNYQAIRDQVHIIGENESQGCCYADSWGSVQFQRMANVSLAPGKTPLSVDDMIKDVKKGIYIIGDGSFSIDQQRYNFQFGGQLFYEIKDGKIAGMLKDVAYQSNTQEFWNSCTQICDEKDYRLGGSFFDGKGQPMQVSAVSHGSSTARFNGVNVINTARKI comes from the coding sequence TTGAACCGTCGAGATTTTCTTCAATGGAGCGGCCTGGGTGCGGGCGCAATCCTGTTGCCCGGCAGCACGGTTTTCGGTCGCTCGGTGGCGCCGGAAGCGCTGCTGGAACCCGGTGTGGATGTGGCTGTTAAAAAACGCCTGGCCGACGCGGCCCTGAATGCCGCCAAATCCAAAGGGGCGAGCTATACCGATGTTCGCATTGGCCGGTATCTGCGGCAATTTGTGACAACGCGTGAGGATAAAGTACAAAACATTGTCAACACCGAATCCTACGGGGTGGGCGTGCGCGTCATTGTGGATGGCTGCTGGGGATTTGCGGCCGTGGTGGATGCCAAAAATGAAGCCCAAACGGCCAAAGCCGCCGAAGAAGCCGTGGCCATTGCCAGAGCCAACGCCCGGCTAATGAAACAACCCGTGCAACTCGCTCCGCAAAAAGGTTTTGGCGAAGTAAGCTGGAAAGCGCCGATCAAAAAAAACGCCTTTGAAGTCCCCATCAAGGAAAAGGTCGATTTGCTGCTGTCGGTCAACGACGCTGCCCTAAAAAACGGGGCCAATTACGTTAACTCGGTCTTGTTCATGGTCAACGAGCAGAAGTATTTTGCTTCGTCGGACGGTTCCTACATCGATCAGGACATTCACCGCATCTGGCCCACCTTTACCGTCACGTCCATCGATCCAAAATCCGGCAAGTTTGAGACGCGGGGTGAACTGAGCGCGCCAATGGGCATGGGGTACGATTACCTGCAAGTGAATCCGGGCGATAAAATTACCGGTATTACGACCCGCTACAACAAAGGGTACGACATGCTGGAAGACGTGACGGCCGCGGCCCGGCAAGCTAAGGAAAAGCTCACCGCCAAGTCGGTTGAAGCCGGAAAATACGACCTGATTCTGGACCCGTCGCACCTCTGGCTGACCATTCACGAATCCGTTGGGCACCCGCTGGAGCTGGACCGCGTGCTGGGCTACGAAGCCAACTTTGCCGGAACGTCTTTTGCCACGCTGGACAAGTGGAAAACTAAAAACTTTAATTACGGCAGCAAGCCGGTCAACCTCTTTGCCGATAAAACGCAGGAAGGCTCGCTGGGCGCGGTCGGCTGGGACGACGAGGGCGTCAAAACCAAGCAGTGGGATCTGGTCAAGGACGGTACGCTGGTCAACTACCAGGCCATTCGCGATCAGGTGCACATCATTGGCGAAAACGAGTCGCAAGGCTGCTGTTACGCCGATAGCTGGGGGTCGGTGCAGTTTCAACGAATGGCCAACGTCTCGCTGGCTCCGGGCAAAACCCCGCTGTCGGTGGACGACATGATCAAGGATGTCAAAAAAGGCATTTACATCATCGGCGACGGTTCGTTCTCGATTGACCAGCAGCGTTACAACTTCCAGTTTGGCGGGCAGTTGTTCTATGAAATTAAGGACGGCAAAATCGCGGGGATGTTAAAAGACGTTGCCTACCAGTCGAATACGCAGGAGTTCTGGAATTCGTGTACCCAGATTTGCGACGAGAAAGATTACCGGCTCGGCGGCTCGTTCTTCGACGGCAAGGGCCAGCCGATGCAGGTGAGCGCCGTATCGCACGGCAGTTCGACCGCCCGTTTTAACGGAGTTAACGTCATCAATACCGCACGGAAGATTTAA
- a CDS encoding TldD/PmbA family protein produces MAVILSEAEAKALLQKVLSYSKADECEVNLSGEERGNIRYARNEVSTSGAMINQNLQVQSSFGKKSGVATIDEFDDASLEKVVRRAEELAQLAPENPEHVGVLGPQQYQKTNGYFESTAKITPATRAEAVAKSLEASGNQKLAAAGFLDDYRGYSAMMNSKGLFAYYPSTNVNFSLTVRTDDGTGSGYVTRGYSDFSKLDTAAASKIAVQKCLGSVGAKALEPGKYTVILEPTAAAVLLENIFFSMDARSADEGRSFLSKPGGKTKLGEKIVDERVTIYSDPTHPDLPASPWSGDGRAQEKTNWIEKGVVKNMAYSRYWAQKKGVKAVPYPNNVIMAGGTASLADMIKSTQRGILVTKLWYIRSVDPQTLLLTGLTRDGTFYIENGKIKHPVKNFRFNESPVIMLNNLEALGKPERVVSTESDANYLIPPMKIREFTFSSLSDAV; encoded by the coding sequence ATGGCAGTTATATTATCCGAAGCAGAAGCTAAAGCGTTGCTTCAGAAGGTACTAAGTTATTCGAAAGCCGACGAGTGCGAAGTAAACCTATCGGGCGAGGAGCGGGGAAACATCCGTTATGCCCGGAATGAGGTTTCGACGAGTGGCGCGATGATTAACCAGAATTTACAGGTTCAGTCATCGTTCGGAAAGAAATCGGGGGTAGCCACCATCGACGAATTTGACGATGCTTCGCTGGAGAAAGTGGTGCGTCGGGCCGAGGAACTGGCCCAGCTAGCTCCCGAAAATCCGGAGCACGTGGGCGTGCTGGGGCCGCAGCAATACCAGAAAACCAACGGCTATTTCGAGTCGACGGCCAAAATCACCCCCGCCACCCGGGCCGAGGCCGTGGCCAAAAGTCTGGAAGCATCGGGGAATCAGAAGCTGGCAGCCGCCGGTTTTCTGGACGATTACCGGGGCTATTCGGCCATGATGAACTCGAAGGGCTTGTTTGCCTACTACCCGAGCACAAACGTGAATTTTTCGCTGACAGTCCGCACCGACGACGGGACGGGGTCGGGCTACGTGACGCGCGGCTACAGCGATTTTTCAAAGCTCGACACCGCAGCGGCCAGCAAGATTGCCGTTCAGAAATGCCTTGGTTCGGTGGGCGCGAAGGCGCTCGAACCGGGTAAATACACCGTTATTCTGGAACCAACGGCGGCCGCGGTGCTGCTCGAAAACATCTTTTTCAGCATGGACGCCCGCAGCGCCGACGAAGGCCGTTCGTTTCTGAGCAAACCCGGCGGCAAGACCAAGCTGGGCGAGAAAATTGTGGACGAACGCGTCACGATTTATTCGGACCCAACGCACCCGGACCTGCCCGCTTCACCGTGGTCGGGCGATGGTCGGGCGCAGGAGAAAACCAACTGGATTGAGAAAGGCGTGGTGAAAAACATGGCCTACTCGCGGTATTGGGCGCAGAAGAAGGGCGTCAAGGCCGTGCCGTATCCCAACAACGTCATCATGGCGGGCGGAACAGCCTCGCTGGCCGATATGATCAAGAGCACGCAACGCGGCATTCTGGTGACCAAACTCTGGTACATCCGCTCGGTGGATCCGCAAACGCTCTTACTGACGGGCCTGACCCGCGACGGGACGTTCTACATCGAAAACGGCAAAATTAAGCACCCGGTCAAGAACTTCCGGTTCAACGAAAGTCCGGTCATCATGCTCAACAACCTCGAAGCGCTGGGCAAGCCGGAGCGCGTGGTCAGCACCGAATCGGATGCCAATTACCTGATTCCGCCGATGAAAATCCGGGAGTTTACGTTTAGTAGTCTTTCGGACGCAGTTTAG
- a CDS encoding DUF4159 domain-containing protein gives MKPFFFTRIQYTSGDWDTDQRMPSNLLHSLVQYTTIPVDEKERIVQLTSNQIFKSPFCYLSGHKLVEFSAQEREHFKRYVQNGGFVFVDDCNHDIDGLFAKSFEQEMARTFGPKALQKIPNTHPLYQSFFQFNEGPPTTTFELNGWGDDLVHDYLKAISINGRIGVLYSNKDYGCEWDYDFRNKRFLAEDNTKFGVNIVTYALTA, from the coding sequence TTGAAACCATTCTTTTTCACGCGCATCCAGTATACCTCCGGCGATTGGGATACGGACCAGCGAATGCCCTCCAACCTGCTGCATTCCCTGGTTCAGTACACCACCATTCCGGTGGATGAGAAAGAACGGATTGTTCAACTGACCAGTAACCAGATTTTTAAAAGTCCGTTCTGCTACCTGAGCGGACACAAGCTGGTGGAATTTTCGGCGCAGGAGCGGGAGCACTTCAAACGTTACGTGCAGAACGGCGGGTTTGTGTTCGTCGACGACTGCAACCACGATATCGACGGCCTGTTTGCCAAATCGTTTGAGCAGGAAATGGCCCGCACGTTTGGCCCGAAAGCCCTGCAGAAAATCCCCAACACCCACCCGCTTTACCAGAGTTTTTTTCAATTCAACGAAGGGCCGCCCACCACCACGTTCGAGCTGAACGGCTGGGGCGACGACCTGGTGCACGATTACCTCAAAGCCATCTCGATCAACGGACGCATCGGCGTTCTCTACAGCAACAAGGATTACGGTTGTGAATGGGATTACGACTTTCGCAACAAACGTTTTCTGGCCGAAGACAACACCAAATTTGGGGTCAATATTGTTACCTACGCATTAACCGCTTAG
- a CDS encoding AAA family ATPase yields METKELTHYKTLVAKLPHLKREIGKVIVGQEEAIDQILIALLAGGHCLLEGVPGLAKTLMVKTMADALDMDFKRIQFTPDLMPGDIVGTEVLEEDHETGRKFFKFNRGPIFANVVLADEINRTPPKTQAALLEAMQEYKVTYGGTDYELPRPFLIIATQNPIEQAGTYPLPEAQLDRFLLYIKLSYPSEQEELNVLKSTTGTARPVLQTVLTGQEIADLQTLTRQVHISDELIGFINKLVRATRPESSSSAFVKQWCDWGAGPRAGQALVLCSKARAVLHERFSVVPEDIQTLAYPILRHRIALNFRAEAESVTTDQVIRELIK; encoded by the coding sequence TTGGAAACCAAGGAACTGACGCATTATAAAACACTCGTTGCCAAGCTTCCGCACCTGAAAAGAGAAATCGGGAAAGTGATTGTTGGGCAGGAGGAAGCCATTGACCAAATCCTGATTGCCCTGCTGGCGGGTGGCCACTGCCTGCTGGAAGGGGTGCCCGGACTGGCCAAGACGCTGATGGTGAAAACGATGGCCGATGCGCTGGACATGGACTTTAAGCGCATCCAGTTTACGCCCGATCTGATGCCGGGTGATATTGTCGGTACGGAAGTGCTGGAAGAAGATCACGAAACCGGCCGGAAATTCTTTAAATTCAACCGGGGGCCGATTTTTGCCAACGTGGTGCTGGCCGACGAAATTAACCGGACTCCGCCCAAAACCCAGGCGGCTCTGCTGGAGGCCATGCAGGAATACAAGGTGACCTACGGCGGTACCGACTACGAACTGCCCCGGCCATTCCTGATCATTGCCACCCAGAACCCCATCGAACAGGCTGGCACCTACCCGCTGCCGGAAGCCCAGCTCGACCGGTTTTTGCTCTACATCAAACTCAGCTACCCGTCGGAACAGGAGGAACTAAACGTTCTGAAAAGCACCACCGGAACCGCGCGACCGGTGTTGCAAACCGTCCTGACCGGGCAGGAAATTGCGGATTTGCAAACCCTGACGCGGCAGGTGCACATCAGCGACGAGTTGATCGGCTTTATCAACAAGCTCGTGCGGGCGACGCGCCCCGAAAGCAGCTCGTCGGCGTTTGTCAAACAGTGGTGCGACTGGGGGGCCGGCCCCCGGGCGGGGCAGGCCCTGGTGCTGTGTTCCAAAGCCCGGGCGGTGCTGCACGAACGGTTTTCGGTGGTTCCGGAGGATATCCAGACGCTGGCTTACCCGATTCTGCGCCACCGCATCGCCCTGAACTTCCGCGCCGAAGCAGAAAGCGTGACGACGGATCAGGTCATTAGGGAATTAATAAAGTGA
- a CDS encoding DUF58 domain-containing protein, whose product MQLTTDLIKLNNLQLAGKVVSDELLLGLHASRRSGSGTEFEQYRHYQPGDDPKRIDWKLFARTDKHLVRESATESNLQVRFLLDLSGSMNYREDGVSRLNYARILLASLAYLGYRQNDQLSLYALQNGALQTLVPAGKQAFQRILFALQKAEAAGQWPPGQARFPEFQQKQRELLILVSDLLQVNNEWLELIKTVASPRREIVIFQVLGEQETDFKLSGFYRVKDLETGREMEVQAESVREGFRQAISEYFKTLEDDLRLPHVQLIRVKLSDPIAGVLKDFLSRRRA is encoded by the coding sequence ATGCAATTAACCACGGACCTTATCAAGCTCAATAACCTGCAACTCGCTGGCAAAGTGGTCAGTGATGAATTGCTGTTGGGCCTTCACGCCAGCAGGCGCTCCGGTTCGGGTACGGAGTTTGAACAATACCGGCATTACCAGCCCGGCGACGATCCGAAACGCATTGACTGGAAATTATTCGCCCGTACCGACAAGCACCTGGTCCGGGAATCGGCCACGGAAAGCAACCTGCAAGTCCGGTTTCTGCTGGATTTATCCGGCTCTATGAACTACCGGGAAGACGGGGTGAGCCGCCTGAATTACGCCCGGATTCTGCTGGCTTCGCTGGCTTACCTGGGGTACCGTCAGAACGACCAGCTGAGTTTGTACGCCCTGCAAAACGGTGCGTTACAGACGTTGGTTCCGGCGGGCAAGCAGGCTTTTCAGCGCATTTTGTTTGCCCTGCAAAAAGCCGAAGCCGCCGGGCAATGGCCGCCGGGTCAAGCCCGTTTTCCGGAGTTCCAGCAGAAACAGAGAGAACTGCTCATCCTGGTTTCCGATCTGCTCCAGGTAAATAACGAGTGGCTGGAGTTGATTAAAACCGTAGCGAGTCCGCGCCGGGAGATTGTGATTTTTCAAGTGCTGGGGGAGCAGGAAACGGATTTTAAGTTAAGCGGTTTTTACCGGGTTAAAGACCTGGAAACCGGTCGGGAAATGGAGGTGCAGGCAGAATCGGTCCGGGAGGGGTTCCGTCAAGCGATTTCGGAGTATTTTAAAACGCTGGAGGACGACCTTCGGCTACCGCACGTTCAGTTGATTCGCGTGAAACTCAGTGACCCCATTGCCGGAGTGCTGAAAGATTTTCTGTCAAGAAGGAGAGCGTAA
- a CDS encoding BatA domain-containing protein, giving the protein MELLQPLMLWGAGAVVVPVIIHFWHQKKGKTLAWAATRWLREKDQQQQRGIRLDNLLLLLLRGLMVVLLAFLLSQPVLNGLTKSPAVQKIHLVQPDPLLADNFRFELESALKKGEKIYWITASTEPVKNLSERPDEGVFTTTALQSAINELSRNFTELNLYLVNDERLARAPFIRVPTAYRLHLLADSGSRLKSNYLELTAGKNVYVNRLNQLTTRPDLDKTVRFQAAPAHQGPIHVLLDYRQADEQQTVWAALNALSEVYGLDLQIQKKRTANDQYDWILTDREVAKPAARTLYVVSGKQKLPTVSNVVYTGEPLTPQTAELVKAGRLPEWLGELFMRHFRLNPNPYPLSRKEVDRLFVATAKPAADQPEKIRNGLFLVFVLLVGGERWIALRKNA; this is encoded by the coding sequence ATGGAGTTATTACAACCGTTGATGCTGTGGGGAGCCGGGGCCGTTGTTGTTCCGGTAATCATCCATTTCTGGCATCAGAAAAAGGGGAAAACCCTGGCGTGGGCGGCTACGCGCTGGCTCCGGGAAAAAGATCAGCAGCAGCAACGCGGGATCCGGCTTGACAACCTGCTGCTCCTGCTGCTGCGGGGGCTGATGGTTGTTTTGCTGGCTTTCCTGTTGAGCCAGCCCGTCCTCAACGGGTTGACCAAGTCGCCCGCGGTTCAGAAAATTCATCTGGTGCAGCCCGATCCTCTACTGGCCGATAACTTTCGGTTCGAACTGGAAAGCGCCCTGAAAAAGGGCGAAAAGATTTACTGGATAACGGCCTCAACCGAGCCCGTAAAAAACCTAAGCGAACGGCCTGATGAGGGGGTATTTACGACAACCGCGTTGCAGTCGGCGATCAATGAATTGAGCAGGAATTTCACGGAATTAAACCTCTATCTGGTGAACGATGAACGGTTGGCCCGTGCGCCCTTTATTCGGGTTCCGACGGCTTACCGCCTGCACTTGCTGGCCGATTCCGGAAGTCGGCTTAAGTCGAATTACCTGGAGTTGACGGCCGGTAAGAACGTGTATGTGAACAGGTTGAATCAACTGACAACCCGCCCGGATTTGGACAAAACCGTTCGTTTCCAAGCGGCTCCCGCGCACCAGGGACCTATCCACGTTCTCCTCGATTACCGGCAGGCCGACGAACAGCAAACGGTATGGGCCGCGCTGAACGCGCTGTCGGAAGTATACGGGCTTGATTTGCAAATTCAGAAGAAGCGGACCGCAAACGATCAATACGACTGGATACTGACCGACCGGGAAGTGGCTAAACCAGCGGCCCGGACGCTTTATGTCGTTTCGGGTAAACAGAAACTGCCTACGGTTTCGAACGTAGTCTATACTGGCGAACCGCTCACGCCCCAAACCGCCGAACTAGTAAAAGCTGGTCGGCTGCCCGAATGGTTGGGCGAACTTTTCATGCGCCACTTCCGACTGAACCCGAACCCATATCCGTTGAGTCGAAAAGAGGTTGATCGGCTGTTTGTCGCGACAGCAAAACCGGCGGCCGACCAGCCGGAAAAAATTCGCAACGGTCTCTTTTTGGTTTTTGTTTTACTGGTGGGGGGGGAACGCTGGATTGCTTTGAGAAAAAACGCATGA